A genomic segment from bacterium encodes:
- a CDS encoding glutaredoxin family protein: protein MTTARIYTKVGCPYCAAAKEDFRKRGVDFEEIDVHNVPGASEDAQRLQGGSKRVPVMVEDDKVTVGFGGS, encoded by the coding sequence GTGACGACTGCTCGAATTTATACCAAGGTCGGATGTCCATATTGCGCTGCAGCCAAGGAAGATTTCCGTAAACGCGGCGTTGACTTTGAAGAAATTGACGTCCATAACGTGCCCGGTGCTTCGGAGGATGCTCAGAGACTTCAGGGCGGCTCAAAGCGCGTCCCTGTAATGGTAGAAGATGACAAAGTAACCGTTGGATTCGGCGGTTCTTGA